A genomic region of Mesorhizobium sp. NZP2077 contains the following coding sequences:
- the rplT gene encoding 50S ribosomal protein L20, whose translation MARVKRGVTSHAKHKKVLKAAKGFYGRRKNTIRIAKQAVEKSMQYAYRDRKNRKRSFRALWIQRINAATHEHGLTYGRFIDGLNKSGIEIDRKILSDMAIHEPQAFAALVAKAKVALEYLKNTTPNAFESAVA comes from the coding sequence AGGCGTCACCTCGCACGCCAAGCACAAGAAGGTCCTGAAAGCCGCGAAAGGCTTCTACGGCCGCCGCAAGAACACCATCCGCATCGCCAAGCAGGCGGTGGAAAAGTCGATGCAGTACGCGTATCGCGACCGCAAGAACCGCAAGCGCTCGTTCCGCGCGCTGTGGATCCAGCGCATCAACGCCGCGACGCACGAGCATGGCCTGACCTATGGCCGCTTCATCGACGGGCTCAACAAGTCGGGCATCGAGATCGATCGCAAGATCCTGTCGGACATGGCCATCCATGAGCCGCAGGCTTTCGCAGCCCTGGTCGCCAAGGCCAAGGTCGCGCTCGAATATCTGAAGAACACCACGCCGAACGCTTTTGAAAGCGCTGTCGCCTA